The sequence TACCCGCTATAGACCCCCATATCCCCTATAGACCCCCCATGGCCCCTATAGACCCTCCAAACCCCCTAtagaccccccaaaccccctatAGACCCCCCCCATACCCCCTATAGACCCCCATATCCCCTATAGACCCCCCATGGCCCCTATagacccccaaacccctatAGACCCACCATGACCCCTATagacccccaaacccctatagaccccccaaaccccctatagacccccccataccccctatagacccccaaacccctatAGACCCACCATGACCCCTAtagacccccaaaccccctatagaccccccaaaccccctatagacccccccataccccctatagacccccaaacccctatAGACCGCCCATACCCCCTATAGACCCCCATATCCCCTATAGACCCCCCATGGCCCCTATAGACCCTCCAAACCCCCTACAGACCCCCCCCATACCCCCTATagacccccaaacccctatAGATCCCCCATATCCCCTATAGACCCACCACGACCCCTAtagaccccccccccacaccccctaTAGGCCCCCATATCCCCTACAGGCCCCCCCTAGACCCCCCCATGGCCCCTATAGACCCCCCCTACCCCCTACAGcccccctatagcccccccctAGACCCCCCCCCATACCCCTATAGACCCCCCCCCTCAATGTCCCCTATAGACCCCCCCCGTGACCCCTATAGACCCTGCAAAaccccccatagcccccccggccccccccgtaCCCCCATAGTAGGCCAGCACCCTGCGGCGGGGGTCGAGGTGGAACCAGCGCCTCCGCCAGGTCTTGAAGCGCCCCCCCAGTTTGGTGAGGGGGCCCCGGCAGGAGCCCCCCGAAACCCGCACGGCCCCGCACCCCTCGGGCCGGTGCCCCCGTGCCCGCAGCTCCAGCGCCAGgtccagctgggggggggaccccaaaaataGGGAGGGGGACCCAAAAATAGGGGGGGACCCAAAAATAGGGAGGGGGACCCAAAAatagggggggggggaggagggatggctggggtgctgggagacaccccccccccccagcaccccaaaatccaacCAGCACCCTAAAATCCCAACCAGCACCCACCGGacccccccggcaccccaaAAGCCCAACCAgagcccccaaatcccccccagcaccccaaaatcccaaacAGGACCCCAAAAATGGGGGATGTGCCCCAAAATACCCCCCAGCAGCCCAAAATCCCAAACAGGACCCCAAAAATGGGGGATGTGCCCCAAAATCCCAACCAGCACCCCAAAAGGGCgaccagcaccccaaaatcccacccagcaccccaaaatggcaaccagcaccccaaaatcccaacCAGCACCCACCGGACCCCCCAGCgccccaaaaacccaaccagcaccccaaaagggcgaccagcaccccaaaatcccacccagcaccccaaaatcccaacCAGCACCCCAAAAAATGAGGGATGTGCCCCAAAATCCCAACCAGCACCCACCGGACACCCCCCAGcgccccaaaaccccaaccagcaccccaaaatccaacCAGCACCCTAAAATCCCACCTAGCACCCACCGGacccccccggcaccccaaAAGCCCAACCAGAgccccaaaatcccccccagcaccccaaaatcccaaacAGGACCCCAAAAATGGGGCATGTGCCCCAAAATCCCAACCAGCACCCCAAAAGGGCgaccagcaccccaaaatcccacccagcaccccaaaaatgagggagggaccccaaaaatgatggggggaccccaaaaatgggggggggaggagggatggctggggtgctgggagacccccccccagcaccccaaaatccaacCAGCACCCTAAAATCCCAAACAGGACCCCCAAAAATGGGGGATGTGCCCCAAATGCCCAACCAGCACCCCAAAAGGGCGACCAGCACCCCAACatcccacccagcaccccaaaatcccaacCAGCACCCCAAAAAATGAGGGATGTGCCCCAAAATCCCAACCAGCACCCACCGGACACCCCCCAGcgccccaaaaccccaaccagcaccccaaaatccaacCAGCACCCTAAAATCCCACCTAGCACCCACCGGacccccccggcaccccaaAAGCCCAACCAGAGCCCCAAAATCCCaaccagcaccccaaaatcccaaacAGGACCCCAACAATGGGGGATGTGCCCCAAAatcccacccagcaccccaaattCCCAACCAGCACCCAccggacccccccagcaccccaaaataccccccagcaccccaaaagggcgaccagcaccccaaaatcccaacCAGCACCCCAAAAGGGCGACCAGCACCCCAAAAATGAGGGATGTGCCCCAAAATCCCAACCAGCACCCACCGGACACCCCCCAGcgccccaaaaccccaaccagcaccccaaaatccaacCAGCACCCTAAAATCCCACCTAGCACCCACCGGACACCCCCGGCACCCCAAAAGCCCAACCAgagcccccaaatcccccccagcaccccaaaatcccaaacAGGACCCCAAAAATGGGGGATGTGCCCCAAAatcccacccagcaccccaaattCCCAACCAGCACCCAccggacccccccagcaccccaaaatcccccccagcagcccaaAATCCCAAACAGGACCCCAAAAATGGGGCATGTGCCCCAAAATCCCAActagcaccccaaaatcccacccagcaccccaaattCCCAACCAGcaaccaccaaacccccccagcaccccaaaaccccaaccagcaccccaaaatcccacccagcaccccaaaatcccaaacAGGACCCCAAAAATAGGGGATGTGCCCCAAAATCCCAACCAGCACCCCAAAAGGGCgaccagcaccccaaaatcccaaccagcaccccaaaatcccaacCAGCACCCCAAAAATGAGGGATGTGCCCCAAAATCCCAACCAGCACCCACCGGACACCCCCCAGcgccccaaaaccccaaccagcaccccaaaatccaacCAGCACCCTAAAATCCCACCTAGCACCCACCGGacccccccggcaccccaaAAGCCCAACCAGAgccccaaaatcccccccagcaccccaaaatcccaaacAGGACCCCAACAATGGGGGATGTGCCCCAAAATCCCAACCAGCACCCCAAATTCCCAACCAGCACCCAccggacccccccagcaccccaaaatcccccccagcaccccaaaatcccaaacAGGACCCCAAAAATGGGGCATGTGCCCCAAAATCCCAActagcaccccaaaatcccacccagcaccccaaattCCCAACCAGCACCCAccagacccccccagcaccccaaaaccccacccagcaccccaaaaatgagggagggaccccaaaaatgatgggggggaccccaaaaaatggggggggaggagggatggctggggtgctgggagaCCCCACCCAGGACCCCAAAATTTCAAACAGGACCCCAAAAATGGGGGATGTGTCCCAAAATCCCACCCAGCACACaccggacccccccccagcaccccaaaatcccacccagcaccccaaaacccagggtctgcaccccaaaaccccgcCCAAGACCCCGCCCAGCCACACCCAGACcccacccaccaccccaaaaacccacccagcacccccaaaacaggggcagcaccccaaaatcccacccaccccccccaacaccccaaAAAACAGGGTCTACgccccaaaaccccacccagGACCCCGCCCACCACCCTAAGACCCCGCCCAGCCACTCCCAGACCCCGCCCACCACCCCAAAATGACGCCCAGTCCCCCAAAACGAGGGGAtccaccccaaaatcccacccaaccccccccagcaccccaaaacccggGGTCTACGACCCAAAACCCCGCCCAGGACCCCGCCCACCACCCTAAAACCACACCCAGCCACACCCAGACCCCGCCCACCGCTCCAAAATGGCGCCCAGCGCCCCAAAACCGGGGGCTGCGCCCCAAGatgggggattggggggggtcACTGGGATTTACTGGGATTTACTGGTCTCACCTCGGgtgggggcggggccggcgccggggggggcggggccttCGCGGCCCGTCGGGcttcctggggggggggaggggagagaaaatcagaGACCACGCCCCCTCCGGGCTAGCCaagccccctcccagccccccaacCCACGCAGACCACGCCCCTCCAGGCCCACCCCCCCTCTTCCAGATCCCACCCCGTCAGGCCACGCCCCCAGACAAAAAGACCACGCCCCCTTCCAGGCCACGCCCATGCCCCCCAGGTCCTCTATGGGGGGATATGTGGGTCCCAGACCCATATGTGGGGCAATATGTGGGTCCCAGACCCCTATGGGGGGATATGTGGGTCCCAGACCCATATGTGTGGGGCAATCTGTGGGTCCCAGACCCCCATGTGTGGGGCGATATGTGGTTTCCGGACCCCTATGGGGAATATGTGGGTCCCAGACCCATATGTGTGGGGCAATATGTGGGTCCCGGATCCCTATGGGGGGATATGTGGGTCCCAGACCCCCATGTGTGGGGCGATCTGTGGGTCCCGGACCCCTATGGGGGGATATGTGGGTCCCAGACCCATATGCCCATATGTGTGGGGCAATCTGTGGGTCCCAGACCCCCATGTGTGGGGTGATATGTGGATCCTGGACCCCTATGGGGGGGATATGTGGGTCCCAGACCCCCATGTGTGGGGCAATATGTGGGTCCCGGACCCCTATGGGGGAATATGTGGGTCCCAGACCCATATATGTGGGTCGATCTGTGGGTCCCGGACCCCTACCCTCGCCCGTAGCAGCCGCTCTCGCTCGGCCAAGGCTTCCCGCACCCGACGCTCCAGCTCGGCCAGGTGGAGGCAGGcgctgtggggcaggggagggggggggtcacttgtggggcaggggggtcacttgtggggcagggggggcagttgggggtATGGGGGTAGTTGGGGAGGAAGAGGTTAACTTGTGTGGcggggggcagttggggggcaggggggcacttgtggggctgggggggcacctATGGGTCGGGGGGAGGGTTATGGGGTGGTAGGGcagttatggggctgggggagagttATGGGGCAGTTATGGGGCAGAGGGGGCAGTtatggggctgggagggcagTTGGGGGCCGTTATGGGGCAGACGGGGCAGTTATGGGGCAGAGGGGGcagttatggggctgggggagggttATGGGGCAGTTATGGGTCTAGAGGGGCAGTTAGGGGGCAGAGGGGGCAGTtatggggctgggagggcagTTGGGGGGCAGTtatggggcagagggggggcagttatggggcaggggggcagtTACGGGGCTGGGGGCCAGTTAGGGGTCAGAGGGGGGAGTtatggggctgggagggcagttatggggctggggggccagttatggggcagagggggggcAGTTATGGGGCAGGGGATCTCTCACCTGTAGGACTCGGGGTCCAGCTGCAGGGCCAGgacacctgggggggggggggcacatcagcacccccaacccccccgggacccccaagtcccccccagacccccaagtaccccctgggacccccaagtccccccccagccccaccactaCCCCATAGatgcccccaaatccccccccagccccccaaatccatcccccccagccccccaactACCCCATAGAcgcccccaaatcccccccagccccccaaatccagccccccaactgccccccagacccccccaccccccccaaaaaaagggggTGCCCCTCCCCCACATCTCACCCTGGCCGTGGtgggagcgggggcggggggccgggggggggaccccGCGCTCCCCCCGCTTTCGGGGGAGGCTGCCGGCCCGCTGCAGCCCGATGGCAccctggggggcagagggggggtgaggggggggcacttggggggcaggagggggattggggggggaggtatttgggggggtctggggggtttggggggggtcctaGGGGGGATTTGAGGGGGTCTATGGGGTTActtgggggtcccggggggggatgtgggggtctgtggggcacttggggggcagggggagcagttggggggcaggagggggcacttggggggcaggagggggattGGGGGTGGTGGTATTTGGGGGGGTCtcggggggttggggggtcctaggggggatttggggggatcTGTGGGGTTACTTGGGGGTCCTGGGAGTTACTTATGGGTCACAGGGGGGGTACTTATGGGTCAGGGGGGTCTATGGGGTACTTGTGGGTCTCAAGGGGTTACTTGTGGGTCACAGGGAGGCACTTGGGGGTCCCGGGAGGGGATTTGGGGCAGCTACAGGGTACTTAGGGGTCCCAGGGGGTTACTTGTGGGTCCAGAGAGTTACTTGTAGGTCACAGGGCAGCACTTGGGGGTCACAGTGGGTACTTGTGGGTCTCAAGGGGTTACTTGTGGGTCATAGGGAGGCACTTGGGGGTCCCGGGAGGGGATTTGGGGCAGTTCTAGCTAAATTTGGGGTCCCAGGGGGTTACTTATGGGTCTGGGGAGTTACTTGTGGGTCACCAGGATTTACTTGTGGGTCGCAGGGCAGCACTTGGGGGTCACAGTGGGTACTTGTGGGTCTCAAGGGGTTACTTGTGGGTCACaggggggcacttggggggccCAGGAGTGGATTTGGGGCAGCTATAGGGAACTTAGGGGTCCCAGGGGGTTACTTATGGGTCCGGGGAGTTACTTGTGGGTCCGGGGTGACTTATGGGTCGCACCTGGACGGAGCTGCGCAGGGCGAGGACGCAGGGGGGGTCGCGCTGGTGGGGGCCCAGCAGGATCAAACGCCGGTCGGTGCGGTGGGAGAACATCAGCTGGGGGGACCCGGGCGTTGGGGGGGGACGGGCGCGGGCatcctgccccacatctccccatagAACAGACCCACATgtcccagccccacatctccccatcGATGGGACCCGGGTGTTTGTGCCCCACAACTCCCCATAGGAGGGATCCCAGGGTCacagccccacatctccccatcGACAGgacccacagctcctgccccacatctccccatagATGGGTCCCAGCTGTTtgtgccccacatctccccatagAAGGGACCTGGGTGTTTGTGCCCCACATCTCCCTATAGAAGGGATCCCAGTGtccctgccccacatctccccatgGAAAGGACCGTGACATTCTGCCCCACATCTACCCATAGAACAGACCCACAtctccctgccccacatctgCCCATAGACAGgacccacagctcctgccccacatctccctATAGATGGGCCCCAGAAGtccagccccacatctccccatagAACAGACCCACATgtcccagccccacatctccccatagAAAGGACTGTGACATtctgccccacatctccccatagAAGTGacccccacctcctgccccacatctcccaCCTGCCCCCCCGCCGTCACCGCCGCCTCCGCCGTCATCGTCCTGGCCGTCACCGCCGACGGCGGCCCCGGTGACGTCACCGCCGCCCCCGATGACGTCACCGCCACCGCCCTTTGAACCTCCCGCCCTTCCGGCAGCTCCGGCACTTGTGGGGCGCGAACGTGGGGGTCCCCAAATATTTGGGGTTCGGTTCCATCCTCGTCCGCCGGGGGGCGCTCGtcctgggtggggggaggggcagggcggggcgggTGGGGGGAGGGGCACGCCTGGGtcctggccccgccccccccacctaCCTGCTGGTCCACACCCCGAGGGTGGGGGAGGGGACGCAGACGTcacggggtggggtggggggaggggacCCCGCCCTGGCAGGACCGGTTGGTCGGGgtgggggaggggtggggtggggggaaccgGGGTgtcctgccccacatctccccatagAAAAGACCCCCATGTCCTGCCCCACAGTGCCCCATAGAAAGGGCCGTGACAtccagccccacatctccctATAGATGAGACCCCCGTGtccagccccacatctccccacaGAAGCGGTCCTGGTGTTTgtgccccacagctccccatAGAACAGCCCCACACGTCCCAGCCCCACGTCTCCCCATAGACAGAATCCACatctcccagccccacacctcCCCATAGAACAGCCCCACACAtccagccccacatctccccatagAAAGGGCCGTGACACCCTACCCTACGTCTCCCCATAGAAAAGACCCCCATgtcccagccccacatctccccataaCCAGTGGACCCACGTCTCTAGCCCCACACCTCCCCACAGAAGGGACACCCAtctcctgccccacatctccccatagaacagacccccatctcctgccccacatctccccatagaacagacccccatctcccagccccacatctccccacaACCAGTGCACCCACATCTCCGGGCCCCACATCAGCCCCACAACTAACAAACCCACGTCtccagccccacatctccccatagAAAAGACCCAGGTGTCCAGCCCCACACCTCCCCATAGATGAGACCCCCATGTCCCAGCCCCACGTCATCCCACAGACACGACTCTGGTGTtccagccccacatctccctATAGACAGGACCCCCGTGTCCCTGCCCCACACCTCCCCACAGAAGGGACCCCCATGtccagccccacatctccccatagaacagacccccat comes from Buteo buteo chromosome 31, bButBut1.hap1.1, whole genome shotgun sequence and encodes:
- the PHLDB3 gene encoding pleckstrin homology-like domain family B member 3 isoform X2, with product MVHHDTGGGDDPPPATPQEGEESSGDPDPTATALELEGLKLEDERPPADEDGTEPQIFGDPHVRAPQVPELPEGREVQRAVAVTSSGAAVTSPGPPSAVTARTMTAEAAVTAGGQLMFSHRTDRRLILLGPHQRDPPCVLALRSSVQGAIGLQRAGSLPRKRGERGVPPPAPRPRSHHGQGVLALQLDPESYSACLHLAELERRVREALAERERLLRAREARRAAKAPPPPAPAPPPPELDLALELRARGHRPEGCGAVRVSGGSCRGPLTKLGGRFKTWRRRWFHLDPRRRVLAYYGDKEETKLKGVIYFQAIEEVYYDHGRVACKSPNPRLTFCLKTYDRLFCLVAPSAEALRIWMDAVLTVTGGDAPP
- the PHLDB3 gene encoding pleckstrin homology-like domain family B member 3 isoform X1, whose protein sequence is MVHHDTGGGDDPPPATPQEGEESSGDPDPTATALELEGLKLEDERPPADEDGTEPQIFGDPHVRAPQVPELPEGREVQRAVAVTSSGAAVTSPGPPSAVTARTMTAEAAVTAGGQLMFSHRTDRRLILLGPHQRDPPCVLALRSSVQGAIGLQRAGSLPRKRGERGVPPPAPRPRSHHGQGVLALQLDPESYSACLHLAELERRVREALAERERLLRAREARRAAKAPPPPAPAPPPPELDLALELRARGHRPEGCGAVRVSGGSCRGPLTKLGGRFKTWRRRWFHLDPRRRVLAYYGGHRGGLLRPRARGLQEPQPPPDLLPEDLRPPLLPGGPQRRGAAHLDGRRPHRHRGRRPALTPKTPPTTPGHPPQKSLGDPKSPAQGHRTPPKATETHPRPPKPAQGHRILPRATEFRPPATKLSRNGSRV